In Staphylococcus saccharolyticus, one genomic interval encodes:
- a CDS encoding helix-turn-helix transcriptional regulator has protein sequence MNKLERQNRIIQAIQNSDKITASQLASQFNVSKRTILRDIDDLEEQGVKVYAHHGKLGGYQIKEAHSKISLSLTERQLSALFLTLNESQSYSTLPYHAEIQAIIKQCLSLPQTRLRKLLKKMDFYIKFEDSKNTTLPQLFSDILIYCTERNVMLVDYIENGQTQAENVIFIGLLYKDGQWYAVVFEIGCGHTRELSILDIHDISYSFEKTIKTQDISIENYQQFLKATKI, from the coding sequence TTGAATAAATTAGAACGACAAAATCGTATCATCCAGGCTATACAAAATTCTGATAAAATAACCGCTTCACAACTTGCTAGTCAATTTAATGTATCAAAACGTACAATTTTAAGAGATATTGATGATTTAGAGGAACAAGGTGTAAAAGTTTATGCACACCATGGTAAATTGGGTGGCTATCAAATTAAAGAAGCACATTCAAAAATCTCGTTATCTTTAACAGAGCGTCAACTGTCGGCATTATTCTTAACACTCAATGAAAGTCAGTCCTATTCGACTTTGCCTTATCATGCTGAGATTCAAGCAATTATTAAACAATGTTTAAGTTTGCCACAAACTCGATTACGCAAATTATTAAAAAAAATGGATTTTTATATTAAATTTGAAGATAGTAAGAATACGACTTTACCTCAATTATTTTCTGACATCCTTATTTACTGCACTGAGCGAAATGTTATGCTCGTTGATTACATTGAAAATGGCCAAACACAGGCAGAAAATGTTATTTTTATTGGTTTATTATATAAAGATGGTCAATGGTACGCAGTGGTATTTGAAATTGGTTGCGGTCATACGCGCGAATTATCAATATTAGATATTCACGATATCTCTTATTCTTTTGAGAAGACAATAAAAACTCAAGATATATCAATAGAAAATTATCAACAGTTTTTAAAAGCTACAAAAATATAA
- a CDS encoding DUF1641 domain-containing protein — protein MVERITEIKRLKKSPEQIKSENLNEVIDAITKNKDSILKAIRLIDTLDEAKILDALNGGLKARQVIINKFAVELNKDIYNGLLSNMAHMILLLGELNVEDLSEMLQCLNKGLHVANQTSPNARTSIKNLMGILKDDNMNHSITYMLNILKGMSQS, from the coding sequence ATGGTTGAAAGAATTACTGAAATTAAACGTCTAAAAAAATCACCGGAGCAAATTAAAAGTGAAAATTTGAATGAAGTTATAGATGCTATTACTAAAAATAAAGATAGTATTCTAAAGGCAATTCGTTTAATAGACACATTAGATGAGGCAAAAATTTTAGATGCGTTAAATGGTGGTTTAAAAGCTAGACAAGTAATTATTAATAAATTCGCAGTTGAATTAAATAAAGATATTTATAATGGACTCTTATCGAATATGGCTCACATGATATTATTGTTAGGCGAATTAAATGTTGAGGATTTAAGTGAAATGCTACAATGTTTAAATAAAGGGTTGCATGTTGCTAATCAAACGAGTCCTAATGCTAGAACATCTATTAAAAATTTAATGGGAATATTAAAAGACGATAATATGAATCATAGCATCACATATATGTTAAATATACTAAAAGGCATGTCTCAATCGTAA
- a CDS encoding N-acetylglucosaminidase: MFKNTRLRTTTMLIIVILLIFSILFIIFDTNILKNDVNFSFSEAVERQKGEGVINTKEHNGKFIHAEDNEIEKAMSIKHGDNSLKYMDISEKVPMSKKEVNTILKDKGILEPQGHTFIKAQDKYEVNIIYLISHALVETGNGTSELAKGIKEGQQHYYNIFGIGAFDENAVHTGKSYAKQEKWTSPEKAIIGGASFVRYHYFKNNQLTLYQMRWNPQNPGQHQYASDINWVDNIADIMKKYYEGYGIKKEKIRKKYYK; encoded by the coding sequence ATGTTTAAAAATACTCGACTTCGCACAACGACAATGCTCATCATTGTGATATTGTTGATATTTAGCATCCTTTTTATCATATTTGATACTAATATTTTAAAAAATGATGTGAATTTTTCATTTTCAGAAGCAGTTGAACGACAAAAGGGTGAAGGGGTCATTAATACTAAAGAACATAATGGCAAATTCATTCATGCAGAAGATAATGAGATAGAGAAAGCTATGTCCATTAAACATGGAGATAATTCGTTAAAGTATATGGATATTTCTGAGAAAGTTCCTATGTCTAAAAAAGAAGTGAATACTATTTTAAAAGATAAAGGTATTTTAGAGCCTCAAGGTCACACGTTTATTAAAGCTCAAGACAAATACGAAGTGAATATTATTTACTTGATTAGCCATGCTTTAGTTGAAACAGGTAATGGAACGTCTGAACTTGCTAAAGGTATCAAAGAGGGTCAGCAACATTATTATAACATCTTTGGAATAGGGGCGTTTGATGAAAATGCAGTACATACTGGTAAAAGTTATGCTAAACAAGAAAAATGGACATCTCCAGAAAAAGCCATCATTGGTGGCGCATCGTTTGTGAGATATCATTATTTCAAAAATAATCAACTGACGTTATATCAAATGCGTTGGAATCCTCAAAATCCAGGGCAACATCAATATGCTAGTGATATTAATTGGGTGGACAATATTGCAGACATTATGAAGAAATACTATGAGGGATATGGCATAAAAAAAGAGAAGATACGAAAAAAATATTATAAATAA